One part of the Pannonibacter sp. XCT-53 genome encodes these proteins:
- a CDS encoding ATP-binding cassette domain-containing protein, whose protein sequence is MMAFLEISDLTKRFGGLTAVNHVSFSLTQGEVVALLGPNGSGKTTVLNMISGLLPVSGGTITLEGKRLSGLPAHRIAHAGVARTFQLVRVLPSLTVSDNILAAILFRAGHTSERDARIEAAALLAEVGLEGRGGEHASDLTYIDQKRMELARALAARPKLLLLDEWLAGLNPSELRIGIDLIARLNARGITILLVEHVMDAVRALCPRAVVMNAGRKIADGATADVLRDPEVVRAYLGEPHAAVA, encoded by the coding sequence GTGATGGCATTCCTTGAGATTTCCGACCTGACCAAACGCTTCGGTGGCCTGACCGCCGTCAACCACGTGTCCTTCTCGCTGACCCAGGGCGAAGTGGTCGCCCTGCTCGGGCCGAACGGCTCCGGCAAGACGACGGTGCTCAACATGATCTCCGGCCTGCTGCCGGTGTCGGGGGGCACCATCACGCTGGAGGGCAAGCGGCTGTCCGGCCTGCCGGCCCACCGCATCGCCCATGCCGGCGTGGCGCGCACGTTCCAGCTGGTGCGGGTGCTGCCGTCGCTGACAGTGTCCGACAACATCCTCGCCGCCATCCTTTTCCGCGCCGGGCACACGTCCGAGCGGGACGCCCGGATCGAGGCGGCGGCGCTGCTTGCCGAGGTGGGGCTGGAGGGCCGCGGCGGCGAGCATGCGTCCGACCTGACCTACATCGACCAGAAGCGGATGGAGCTGGCGCGCGCGCTGGCGGCCCGGCCGAAGCTGCTGCTGCTCGACGAGTGGCTGGCTGGCCTCAACCCGTCGGAGCTGCGCATCGGCATCGACCTGATTGCCCGCCTCAATGCCCGGGGCATCACCATCCTGCTGGTGGAGCATGTGATGGACGCGGTCCGGGCGCTCTGCCCGCGTGCGGTGGTGATGAATGCCGGCCGCAAGATCGCCGACGGTGCCACTGCCGATGTCCTGCGTGACCCCGAAGTGGTGCGCGCCTATCTGGGAGAGCCCCATGCTGCTGTCGCTTGA
- a CDS encoding aldehyde dehydrogenase produces the protein MDALGLLIGADDTQSSDGRTFERRNPITGEVATRVAAATIEDAQLACDAAAAAFPAWSQMGPGPRRKILLAAADALSARADDFVRAMADEIGATEGWARFNVYLASEMLREAAALTTQIAGEIIPSNRPGSMAMAMRQPVGVVLSMAPWNAPVILGVRSLATPLACGNTVVMKTSEICPRTHRLIIDALQAGGIPHGVLNAISNAPDDAPQIVEALIAHPAVRRVNFTGSTRVGRIIAEMCGRNLKPALLELGGKAPFLVLDDADLDAAVDAAAFGAYMNQGQICMSTERIIVDEKVADAFIAKLTAKARSLKAGDPREGKTPLGAVVDAHAARRIQDLIKDATAKGAVLAAGGGVQGAVMEATLLDRVNPTMHIYGQESFGPVAVVVRVDGIDEAVRIANDTEYGLSAAVFGRDITRAMQVARRIESGICHINGPTVHDEAQMPFGGVKDSGYGRFGGKAGIAEFTELRWITIQDGPIHYPF, from the coding sequence ATGGATGCTCTTGGACTTCTGATCGGCGCGGACGACACCCAGTCCTCCGACGGCCGGACCTTCGAGCGGCGCAACCCGATCACCGGCGAGGTTGCCACCCGCGTGGCTGCGGCGACCATCGAGGATGCGCAGCTGGCCTGCGACGCCGCCGCTGCCGCCTTCCCGGCCTGGTCCCAGATGGGGCCCGGTCCGCGCCGCAAGATCCTGCTGGCGGCCGCCGACGCGCTGTCGGCGCGCGCCGACGACTTCGTGCGCGCCATGGCCGACGAGATCGGCGCCACCGAAGGCTGGGCCCGGTTCAACGTCTATCTCGCCTCCGAGATGCTGCGCGAGGCGGCGGCCCTCACGACCCAGATCGCCGGCGAGATCATCCCCTCCAACCGCCCGGGCAGCATGGCCATGGCCATGCGCCAGCCGGTCGGCGTCGTGCTCTCCATGGCGCCGTGGAACGCGCCGGTCATCCTTGGCGTCCGCTCGCTGGCCACACCGCTCGCCTGCGGCAACACCGTCGTCATGAAGACCTCGGAAATCTGCCCGCGCACCCATCGCCTGATCATCGACGCGCTGCAGGCCGGCGGCATTCCGCATGGCGTGCTCAACGCCATTTCCAATGCGCCGGACGACGCGCCGCAGATCGTCGAGGCCCTGATCGCCCATCCGGCGGTGCGCCGCGTCAACTTCACCGGCTCGACCCGTGTCGGCCGGATCATCGCGGAAATGTGCGGCCGCAACCTCAAGCCGGCCCTGCTGGAGCTGGGTGGCAAGGCGCCGTTCCTGGTGCTCGACGACGCCGATCTCGACGCCGCCGTCGATGCGGCGGCCTTCGGTGCCTACATGAACCAGGGCCAGATCTGCATGTCGACCGAACGCATCATTGTCGATGAAAAGGTCGCCGATGCCTTCATCGCCAAGCTGACGGCCAAGGCCCGCTCGCTCAAGGCCGGCGATCCGCGCGAGGGCAAGACCCCGCTCGGCGCGGTGGTCGATGCCCATGCGGCGCGGCGCATCCAGGACCTGATCAAGGACGCCACCGCCAAGGGCGCGGTGCTGGCTGCCGGCGGCGGCGTGCAGGGCGCTGTGATGGAGGCGACGCTGCTCGACCGGGTCAATCCGACCATGCACATCTACGGCCAGGAAAGCTTCGGCCCCGTGGCGGTTGTCGTGCGTGTCGACGGCATCGACGAGGCGGTGCGCATCGCCAATGACACGGAATACGGCCTCTCGGCCGCCGTGTTCGGCCGTGACATCACCCGCGCCATGCAGGTCGCCCGCCGCATCGAATCCGGCATCTGCCACATCAACGGTCCGACCGTGCATGACGAGGCGCAGATGCCCTTCGGCGGCGTCAAGGACAGCGGCTACGGCCGCTTCGGCGGCAAGGCCGGCATTGCCGAGTTCACCGAACTGCGCTGGATCACCATCCAGGATGGTCCGATCCACTATCCGTTCTGA
- a CDS encoding TRAP transporter small permease has translation MTRTLAAIGAACVAVLAVLTVAAVVMRYGLGAPFRFTEELGGLLLVTSVFLSLPHVLATHANIRVTLLSDKVTGAPGRGVWIVGQLILVAFAAIFLRDALGEAQFTQKLNLKSEVARIPLSPFVWLMVAGMGLVAFLGAFQALGPRPGKTPSSAPEPHP, from the coding sequence TTGACGCGGACGCTCGCAGCCATCGGGGCGGCCTGCGTTGCCGTTCTGGCCGTGCTGACGGTGGCCGCCGTGGTGATGCGCTACGGGCTTGGTGCGCCGTTCCGCTTCACCGAGGAACTGGGTGGCCTGCTGCTGGTCACCTCGGTGTTCCTGAGCCTGCCGCATGTGCTGGCCACCCATGCCAACATCCGCGTGACGCTGCTGAGCGACAAGGTGACCGGGGCGCCAGGACGCGGCGTCTGGATCGTCGGCCAGCTGATCCTCGTCGCCTTCGCGGCCATCTTCCTGCGCGATGCGCTCGGCGAGGCGCAGTTCACGCAGAAACTGAACCTCAAGAGCGAAGTGGCGCGCATTCCGCTCAGCCCCTTCGTCTGGCTGATGGTGGCCGGCATGGGGCTCGTAGCCTTCCTCGGCGCATTCCAGGCGCTTGGACCCAGGCCAGGCAAAACGCCTTCCTCCGCACCGGAACCCCATCCATGA
- a CDS encoding branched-chain amino acid ABC transporter permease: MTLITALIAGLVLGGTYALAAMGLTLQYGIARIMNLAYGDMIITAAFAAFVLQGAASINPIFGLLIAVPGGFLLGYAVYTVILAPLVARAPNRGVLEVDSILTTFGLLFVVQGILLVIFGSNYTSYTFLNEPVNVLGATIAANRLIALVLALGLGITLYLLLTRTRWGTALRAVAVSPQSAQLVGIDINRAAAFAFALGGGLAASAGVVISMYQTFTATGGVVFTMKALIVVIMGGVGNLVGALAAGLILGVVETLVATYADPGLTLAATYAIFLVVLLWRPQGLFGRAVR; this comes from the coding sequence ATGACCCTGATAACAGCCCTCATCGCGGGCCTGGTGCTGGGCGGGACCTATGCGCTCGCCGCCATGGGCCTCACCCTGCAGTATGGCATCGCCCGCATCATGAACCTTGCCTACGGTGACATGATCATCACCGCAGCCTTCGCGGCCTTCGTCCTGCAGGGCGCCGCCAGCATCAATCCGATCTTCGGCCTGCTCATTGCCGTTCCCGGCGGGTTCCTGCTCGGGTACGCCGTCTACACCGTCATCCTCGCCCCTCTGGTCGCGCGGGCGCCGAACCGCGGCGTCCTCGAGGTGGATTCGATCCTGACGACCTTCGGGCTCCTGTTCGTGGTGCAGGGCATCCTGCTCGTCATCTTCGGCAGCAACTACACCAGCTACACCTTCCTGAACGAGCCCGTGAACGTGCTGGGCGCGACCATTGCCGCCAACCGGCTGATCGCCCTGGTGCTGGCGCTGGGCCTCGGGATCACGCTCTATCTGCTGCTCACCCGCACCCGCTGGGGCACGGCGCTGCGCGCGGTTGCTGTCTCTCCCCAGTCGGCCCAGCTGGTCGGCATCGACATCAACCGGGCTGCGGCCTTCGCCTTCGCGCTGGGCGGCGGTCTTGCCGCGTCCGCGGGCGTGGTCATCTCGATGTACCAGACCTTCACGGCCACGGGCGGCGTCGTCTTCACCATGAAGGCGCTGATCGTCGTCATCATGGGCGGGGTCGGAAACCTCGTCGGCGCGCTTGCCGCCGGCCTCATCCTCGGCGTCGTCGAGACCCTGGTCGCCACCTATGCCGACCCGGGCCTGACGCTCGCTGCAACCTATGCCATCTTCCTGGTCGTGCTGCTGTGGCGGCCGCAGGGTCTTTTCGGGCGGGCTGTCAGATGA
- a CDS encoding ABC transporter ATP-binding protein: MLSLDGLSLRYGKHLALDGVSIRVDRGETVVILGANGAGKSSLLKAIAGLVKPDPGLTLHLDGRPIAGLAAHKVLEAGIALVPEGRGVFADLTVEENLRLGAYARRARAGETRQRAFIFELFPKLAERRAQLVGTMSGGEQQMVAIGRALMSNPDLLMLDEPSLGLAPVVVGELFEALGRVRDAGVSVLLVEQNVSLSLALASRGYLMEVGRLVGEGAAADLRADPAVQRAFLGLTH, translated from the coding sequence CTGCTGTCGCTTGACGGTCTGAGCCTGCGCTATGGCAAGCACCTGGCGCTCGACGGTGTTTCGATCCGCGTCGACCGCGGCGAGACGGTCGTCATCCTGGGCGCGAATGGCGCCGGCAAGTCCAGCCTGCTGAAGGCGATCGCCGGTCTGGTGAAGCCGGACCCCGGCCTGACGCTGCATCTCGACGGGCGACCGATCGCCGGGCTTGCGGCCCACAAGGTGCTGGAGGCCGGGATCGCGCTGGTGCCCGAGGGGCGCGGCGTCTTCGCCGACCTGACGGTGGAGGAGAACCTGCGGCTCGGGGCCTATGCGCGCCGTGCGCGCGCCGGCGAGACGCGGCAGCGGGCCTTCATCTTCGAGCTGTTCCCGAAGCTTGCGGAACGGCGGGCCCAGCTGGTCGGCACCATGTCGGGGGGCGAGCAGCAGATGGTCGCCATCGGCCGGGCGCTGATGTCCAACCCGGACCTCCTGATGCTGGACGAGCCGAGCCTTGGTCTCGCGCCGGTGGTGGTGGGCGAGCTGTTCGAGGCGTTGGGGCGTGTCCGCGATGCGGGCGTCTCGGTGCTGCTGGTCGAGCAGAACGTCAGCCTGTCCCTGGCGCTGGCCTCGCGCGGCTATCTGATGGAGGTCGGGCGTCTGGTGGGCGAGGGGGCGGCTGCGGACCTGCGGGCCGATCCGGCCGTCCAGCGCGCCTTCCTCGGCCTGACGCACTGA
- a CDS encoding TRAP transporter large permease encodes MIWTLLGGMTLATVMTGAVLGAALGLTGFAILYFFSGGATNLGVQAVWNTFNSYTLTAIPLFILLGEILVASGLARNVYRAMSPLFARLPGGLLHTNIAVCTLFGAVSGSSMAVAAAVGSVAYPELTRRGYDRNSVVGSLAGGGTLGLLIPPSLSLLIYGAFTETSIGKLFLAGIVPGLIAAAGFMVWITIHSLRRPELAPRNLEPAVGLGQALKGLVEIWPLLALIGAVLGSLFAGLATPTESAGMGVAAAIILGFAVGDLTLAGIGRALMSTVTTFAVIAMVFMGAVILAQSISVLGLPQQLLGQMAELGLSPLMVLLAIIVIYILLGMVFDGLSMMIMTLPIVFPLLTGLGYDPIWLGVLITLLIEIGMLTPPVGMNLFVLVGMSNNQVTLGDAARAALPYWLVLLGVIALMTLVPTLATGLPSLVKL; translated from the coding sequence ATGATCTGGACCCTTCTTGGCGGCATGACGCTGGCGACGGTGATGACCGGCGCGGTGCTGGGCGCCGCCCTCGGCCTGACCGGCTTTGCCATCCTCTATTTCTTTTCCGGCGGAGCCACGAACCTCGGCGTCCAGGCGGTCTGGAACACGTTCAACAGCTACACGCTGACGGCGATCCCGCTGTTCATCCTGCTGGGCGAGATCCTGGTGGCAAGCGGCCTTGCCCGCAACGTCTACCGGGCGATGTCGCCCCTGTTCGCGCGCCTGCCCGGCGGGCTGCTGCACACCAACATCGCCGTCTGCACCCTGTTCGGCGCGGTCAGCGGCTCGTCCATGGCGGTGGCGGCCGCAGTCGGCTCGGTTGCCTATCCCGAGCTGACCCGGCGCGGTTATGACCGCAACTCGGTGGTGGGTTCCCTTGCCGGCGGCGGCACGCTTGGTCTCCTGATCCCGCCAAGCCTCAGCCTGCTGATCTATGGCGCCTTCACCGAGACCTCGATCGGCAAGCTGTTCCTCGCTGGCATCGTGCCGGGGCTGATCGCGGCCGCCGGCTTCATGGTCTGGATCACGATCCACAGCCTGCGCCGGCCCGAGCTTGCGCCGCGCAATCTTGAGCCGGCTGTCGGTCTCGGTCAGGCGCTGAAGGGACTTGTCGAGATCTGGCCGCTGCTGGCGCTGATCGGTGCCGTCCTCGGCAGCCTCTTTGCCGGACTGGCGACCCCGACCGAATCCGCCGGCATGGGCGTGGCCGCAGCCATCATTTTGGGCTTTGCGGTGGGCGACCTGACGCTTGCCGGCATTGGCCGGGCGCTGATGTCGACGGTGACGACCTTTGCCGTCATCGCCATGGTGTTCATGGGCGCGGTGATCCTGGCCCAGTCGATCAGCGTCCTTGGCCTGCCACAGCAGCTGCTCGGCCAGATGGCGGAGCTTGGACTGTCGCCGCTGATGGTGCTGCTGGCGATCATCGTGATCTACATCCTGCTCGGCATGGTGTTCGACGGGCTGTCGATGATGATCATGACCCTGCCCATCGTCTTCCCGCTGCTGACCGGGCTTGGCTACGATCCGATCTGGCTCGGCGTGCTGATCACGCTGCTGATCGAGATCGGCATGCTGACGCCGCCGGTCGGCATGAACCTCTTTGTCCTCGTCGGCATGAGCAACAACCAGGTGACGCTGGGCGACGCGGCCAGGGCCGCCCTGCCCTACTGGCTCGTCCTGCTCGGCGTCATTGCCCTGATGACGCTCGTCCCCACCCTTGCCACGGGGCTGCCCTCCCTCGTCAAGCTGTAA
- a CDS encoding helix-turn-helix domain-containing protein yields MSLTDSLVRQPAVESFPQPIEVLPDTEATVIRTALSPMGWTLRGARNRGFVLVSGTGQLDLGAATMPMTGPCALWLPAGRKARLTLHPGSRGAALTVSELALGRAVPSGPVGRQVKEALFHPIIGVRLVPAQALDLSRAIEQVGVELKSSLPGAQEAARHHLVLALMSFWRISSPVPQKVQAAPRAIVRNFLHLMELHLRDHWTVADYADFLSVSRARLTSAVKRVTGRTPLALMHERLVIEAETLLSDSNLQVSEIADTLGFKDAGYFNRFFKRETGRPPGRVRRADVRDARRHPNFAEWP; encoded by the coding sequence GTGAGCCTCACCGACAGCCTTGTCCGCCAACCCGCCGTCGAAAGCTTCCCGCAGCCGATCGAGGTGCTGCCCGACACGGAAGCCACGGTCATCCGCACCGCCCTCTCGCCCATGGGCTGGACGCTGCGCGGCGCGCGCAACCGAGGCTTTGTCCTGGTGTCGGGAACGGGCCAGCTCGACCTGGGTGCTGCCACCATGCCGATGACCGGCCCCTGCGCGCTCTGGCTGCCGGCCGGGAGAAAGGCACGGCTGACGCTGCACCCCGGCTCGCGCGGCGCGGCGCTGACCGTCTCCGAGCTGGCGCTGGGGCGCGCCGTTCCCTCCGGCCCGGTCGGGCGCCAGGTGAAGGAAGCGCTGTTCCACCCGATCATCGGCGTGCGCCTGGTCCCCGCCCAGGCGCTCGACCTCAGCCGCGCCATCGAGCAGGTCGGGGTCGAGCTGAAGAGCAGCCTGCCGGGCGCGCAGGAAGCGGCCCGGCACCATCTCGTGCTGGCGCTGATGAGCTTCTGGCGCATTTCCAGTCCGGTGCCGCAAAAGGTGCAGGCCGCGCCCCGCGCCATCGTCCGCAACTTCCTGCATCTGATGGAGCTGCACCTGCGTGATCACTGGACGGTGGCCGACTATGCGGATTTCCTGTCCGTGTCGCGCGCCCGCCTGACCAGCGCCGTGAAACGCGTGACCGGCCGCACGCCGCTGGCCCTGATGCACGAGCGGCTGGTGATCGAGGCCGAGACGCTGCTGTCGGATTCCAACCTGCAGGTCAGCGAGATCGCCGATACGCTGGGTTTCAAGGACGCAGGCTATTTCAACCGCTTTTTCAAGCGCGAGACCGGCCGGCCACCGGGGCGCGTCCGCCGGGCGGATGTTCGCGATGCAAGGCGTCATCCGAACTTCGCAGAATGGCCATGA
- a CDS encoding branched-chain amino acid ABC transporter permease, translating into MKPILGVLAAAAVFAGLAVAPFYLGTYGIGLMIGMIGYVTLASAWALFSGPTRFVSLATVAFFGIGAYTVSVFYESFPPLMVLGLAALIGLAVALVVGLATLRLAGVYFVIFTFGLAELIRQLVTWYEVNITGTLGRYLFVSYGPEVVYWKLLVLCAVTLGIGYLIQRSRLGLALKMIGDDEVVAEHCGLPTARVKLALFALSSVIITLVGAIQAPRWTYIEPTIVFNPTISFLTLIMALLGGANRLWGPAVGAVPLFLLFEWLSANFPDHYSIILGLLFMAIVFVLPRGVLDFLEGLIARMRKQRAGEASGAGAGRGAGRLAEGEAK; encoded by the coding sequence ATGAAGCCGATCCTTGGAGTTCTGGCGGCAGCAGCCGTCTTCGCCGGGCTGGCCGTGGCCCCGTTCTATCTTGGCACCTATGGCATCGGCCTGATGATCGGCATGATCGGCTATGTCACGCTGGCCAGTGCCTGGGCGCTGTTCTCGGGGCCGACACGCTTCGTGTCATTGGCAACGGTCGCGTTCTTCGGGATCGGGGCCTATACGGTTTCGGTCTTCTACGAGAGCTTTCCGCCGCTCATGGTGCTGGGGCTGGCCGCGCTGATCGGTCTTGCCGTGGCGCTCGTCGTCGGCCTGGCCACGCTGCGTCTGGCAGGCGTCTACTTCGTCATCTTCACCTTCGGCCTGGCCGAGCTGATCCGCCAGCTCGTCACCTGGTACGAGGTCAACATCACCGGCACGCTGGGGCGCTACCTGTTCGTCTCCTATGGTCCGGAGGTGGTCTACTGGAAGCTGCTGGTGCTCTGTGCCGTGACCCTCGGCATCGGCTACCTGATCCAGCGCAGCCGTCTGGGTCTTGCCCTCAAGATGATCGGCGACGACGAGGTGGTGGCCGAGCACTGCGGCCTGCCGACCGCGCGGGTGAAGCTGGCGCTCTTTGCCCTCAGCTCCGTGATCATCACGCTGGTGGGGGCGATCCAGGCCCCGCGCTGGACCTATATCGAGCCGACGATCGTGTTCAACCCGACCATCTCGTTCCTGACGCTGATCATGGCGCTTCTGGGCGGTGCGAACCGTCTCTGGGGGCCGGCCGTGGGCGCGGTGCCGCTGTTCCTGCTGTTCGAGTGGCTCTCGGCCAATTTCCCGGACCACTATTCCATCATCCTCGGCCTCCTGTTCATGGCCATCGTCTTCGTGCTGCCGCGCGGCGTGCTCGACTTCCTCGAGGGGCTGATCGCCCGGATGCGGAAGCAGCGGGCCGGTGAGGCCTCCGGCGCAGGCGCGGGGCGTGGCGCAGGCCGGCTTGCCGAAGGGGAGGCCAAGTGA
- a CDS encoding TRAP transporter substrate-binding protein, with protein sequence MRRFAKLPALALAAATLTSGLAFATSASAEPVTWRFNNNYAPTRPESEHIRNFAKDVEARSGGELKINVIEGGGMNLKDADALRWMQTGTPEIAFIWPTFIGRDAPDLASLYVYGSVSTAEEHLKALPAVKGALKEGFEERGIPVVGYMALPIIDASLFCREPVKTLDELKTRKVRVGSREQVETFTALGVAAQIIPQNELYSALQTGVVDCALYAARFAKSVSLQEVAKHAVYTGFPFPPVPYAIVAHKGSLDKLTDAQRKALDEAVVALETASSDFSKDAAAEKTARAALAEAGVTYHADFSDADKEAIRAAAAKTWEKLTTEAGDKAVAHRAAISDLLKK encoded by the coding sequence ATGCGCCGTTTTGCAAAGCTTCCAGCCCTTGCCCTAGCTGCTGCCACCCTGACCAGTGGCCTTGCCTTTGCCACGTCCGCCTCGGCCGAGCCGGTCACCTGGCGCTTCAACAACAATTACGCGCCGACCCGGCCGGAGTCCGAGCACATCCGCAACTTCGCCAAGGACGTCGAGGCGCGGTCGGGCGGCGAGCTGAAGATCAATGTGATCGAAGGCGGCGGCATGAATCTCAAGGACGCCGATGCGCTGCGCTGGATGCAGACCGGCACGCCGGAAATCGCCTTCATCTGGCCGACCTTCATCGGCCGCGACGCGCCGGATCTCGCCAGCCTCTATGTCTATGGCTCCGTCTCCACCGCCGAAGAGCACCTGAAGGCGCTGCCGGCCGTGAAGGGCGCCCTGAAGGAAGGCTTCGAGGAGCGCGGCATTCCGGTCGTCGGCTACATGGCGCTGCCGATCATCGATGCATCGCTGTTCTGCCGCGAGCCGGTGAAGACGCTGGACGAGCTGAAGACCAGGAAGGTGCGCGTGGGCTCGCGCGAGCAGGTGGAGACCTTCACCGCGCTGGGCGTTGCCGCGCAGATCATCCCTCAGAACGAGCTCTACTCCGCCCTGCAGACCGGCGTGGTCGACTGCGCCCTCTATGCCGCGCGCTTTGCCAAGTCCGTGTCGCTGCAGGAAGTCGCCAAGCATGCGGTCTACACCGGCTTCCCCTTCCCGCCGGTCCCCTATGCCATCGTTGCCCACAAGGGCAGCCTCGACAAGCTGACGGATGCCCAGCGCAAGGCGCTGGACGAGGCCGTGGTCGCCCTTGAAACCGCGTCGTCCGACTTCTCCAAGGACGCGGCGGCCGAAAAGACCGCCCGCGCGGCACTGGCCGAAGCCGGCGTCACCTACCACGCCGACTTCAGCGACGCGGACAAGGAAGCGATCCGCGCCGCCGCCGCCAAGACCTGGGAAAAGCTGACAACGGAAGCCGGCGACAAGGCTGTCGCCCACCGCGCCGCCATCAGCGACCTCCTGAAGAAGTGA
- a CDS encoding SDR family NAD(P)-dependent oxidoreductase: MKLKQKTAVITGGAGSLGLATARLFLREGARVVLVDLAAAALDQARQALPDGDVLFVQADVGSEEGARSYVEAAVAAFGPIDIFFSNAGNFGEVRPIADYSLEVFEAVQRVHVSGAFLAAKHATPRMRDGGSFIITSSVAATRGDPGVYAYITAKHAQTGLMRCLAKELAPRRIRVNTLHPGPLENGFQHAVEAGISRELGIDGTAMFNSMIPLGRHGLPEEVARSVLYLASDDSSFTTGSMLMVDGGMSV; the protein is encoded by the coding sequence ATGAAACTGAAGCAGAAGACCGCCGTCATCACCGGTGGCGCCGGCAGTCTGGGACTTGCGACGGCGCGGCTGTTCCTGCGCGAGGGGGCCCGGGTGGTGCTTGTCGACCTCGCGGCGGCGGCACTGGATCAGGCCCGGCAGGCCTTGCCGGATGGCGACGTGCTGTTCGTGCAGGCCGATGTCGGGTCGGAGGAGGGGGCCCGCTCCTATGTCGAGGCTGCAGTGGCAGCCTTTGGCCCCATCGACATCTTCTTTTCCAACGCGGGCAATTTCGGTGAGGTGCGCCCGATTGCCGATTACTCGCTCGAGGTCTTCGAGGCCGTGCAGCGGGTGCATGTGAGCGGGGCCTTCCTGGCTGCCAAGCACGCCACGCCAAGGATGCGCGATGGCGGCAGCTTCATCATCACCTCGTCGGTGGCCGCGACCCGGGGCGACCCGGGCGTCTATGCCTACATCACCGCAAAGCATGCCCAGACCGGACTGATGCGCTGTCTGGCCAAGGAACTGGCACCGCGCCGGATCCGGGTCAACACGCTCCATCCCGGGCCGCTCGAAAACGGCTTCCAGCATGCGGTCGAGGCCGGGATCAGCCGGGAACTGGGGATCGACGGCACCGCGATGTTCAATTCGATGATCCCTCTTGGACGCCACGGGCTTCCGGAAGAGGTGGCCCGCTCGGTGCTCTATCTCGCCAGCGACGACAGCAGCTTCACCACAGGCTCGATGCTGATGGTGGACGGGGGCATGAGCGTCTAG
- a CDS encoding amino acid ABC transporter substrate-binding protein → MKSLKDRLRLSTFAVLAAASLATFGFAADDAAAQERKSIKIGYAVSKTGANAGGAAMTTIPNYKLWLADVAANGGLELPDGTKLPVEVIEYDDRSSAEEVVRAVERLAGQDQVDFILPPWGTGFNLAVAPLFDRYGYPQLAVSSVTDKAPEFVKRWPKSYWFLGGGRDYAGALAKMVDSQTEAGVINSKVAMISVADGFGIDLVNAARPAFKEAGIEVVMDRTYPVGTQDFTTLLKEAAASGADTFVAFSYPPDTFALTQQSQVQAFNPKVLYLGVGAGFPTYGRNLGPKAEGIMTLGGIDIKNERNMAYRERHKALNGEYPDLWGSVITYASLQMLQESIKRVGLDREAVAKELSTGTFDTVLGETKLENNQLRQLWLLGQWQNGNLVGVEPADRPGASKPVLPKKPWQ, encoded by the coding sequence ATGAAAAGCTTGAAGGACAGGCTGCGCCTGTCGACATTTGCCGTGCTCGCTGCCGCGAGCCTTGCCACCTTCGGCTTCGCTGCCGACGATGCGGCTGCCCAGGAACGCAAGTCGATCAAGATCGGCTATGCGGTCTCGAAGACCGGCGCCAATGCCGGCGGCGCGGCCATGACGACCATCCCCAACTACAAGCTCTGGCTGGCCGACGTCGCGGCCAACGGCGGGCTCGAACTGCCGGACGGCACGAAGCTGCCGGTCGAGGTAATCGAGTATGATGATCGCTCGAGCGCCGAGGAAGTCGTGCGCGCGGTCGAGCGTCTGGCCGGTCAGGACCAGGTCGACTTCATCCTGCCCCCCTGGGGCACGGGTTTCAACCTCGCCGTCGCGCCGCTGTTTGACCGCTATGGCTACCCGCAGCTCGCGGTGTCGTCCGTGACCGACAAGGCGCCCGAGTTCGTCAAGCGCTGGCCGAAGAGCTACTGGTTCCTTGGCGGCGGCCGTGACTATGCCGGCGCGCTGGCCAAGATGGTGGACAGCCAGACCGAGGCCGGGGTGATCAACTCCAAGGTGGCCATGATCTCCGTGGCCGACGGCTTCGGCATCGACCTGGTCAACGCCGCACGCCCGGCCTTCAAGGAGGCGGGGATCGAGGTGGTGATGGACCGCACCTATCCGGTCGGCACCCAGGACTTCACCACGCTGCTGAAGGAAGCGGCCGCGTCCGGTGCGGACACCTTCGTCGCCTTCTCCTATCCGCCGGACACCTTTGCCCTGACCCAGCAGTCGCAGGTCCAGGCCTTCAATCCGAAGGTGCTCTATCTCGGCGTCGGCGCCGGCTTCCCGACCTACGGTCGCAACCTCGGCCCGAAGGCCGAAGGCATCATGACCCTCGGCGGCATCGACATCAAGAACGAGCGCAACATGGCCTATCGCGAGCGTCACAAGGCGCTCAACGGCGAGTATCCGGACCTCTGGGGCAGCGTGATCACCTACGCCTCGCTGCAGATGCTGCAGGAATCCATCAAGCGCGTCGGCCTTGACCGCGAGGCGGTGGCCAAGGAACTGTCCACCGGCACCTTCGACACCGTGCTGGGCGAGACCAAGCTCGAGAACAACCAGCTCCGCCAGCTGTGGCTGCTCGGCCAGTGGCAGAACGGCAACCTCGTCGGCGTCGAGCCGGCCGACCGTCCCGGCGCGTCGAAGCCGGTCCTGCCGAAGAAGCCCTGGCAATAA